The Kiritimatiellia bacterium genome window below encodes:
- a CDS encoding 4a-hydroxytetrahydrobiopterin dehydratase, with protein MDGDLSSRRCAPCEGGVSPLTPSQIEELLARVPGWRVDGNSIVREFSFKGYARTVAFVNAVVWIALTEDHHPEIAFGYKFCTIRYTTHAIGGLSENDFICAAKINALWQAGT; from the coding sequence ATGGATGGCGATTTGTCTTCCCGGCGCTGCGCACCCTGCGAGGGGGGTGTGTCGCCGCTTACCCCTTCTCAAATTGAGGAGCTGCTGGCCCGAGTTCCGGGTTGGCGCGTCGACGGTAATTCGATCGTCCGTGAATTCTCATTCAAGGGCTACGCCCGCACGGTAGCCTTCGTCAACGCCGTTGTTTGGATTGCACTGACGGAAGACCATCATCCGGAGATTGCCTTCGGATACAAATTTTGCACCATTCGCTACACGACGCACGCCATCGGCGGGCTGTCGGAGAATGACTTTATTTGTGCGGCGAAGATCAATGCCCTTTGGCAAGCCGGGACTTGA